The sequence GTGACGCCGCTCGGGGACGGTTCGGTGGGGGTGGCCGTGCTCAGCCGCGAGCGGCTGCCGTACGCGGGGCATCTGGCCGCCTTCCCCCGCCTGGCCGCCTCTCTGCGCGGCCGGGAGGCAGGCCCCGTACGGGGTGCCGGGCCGCTGCGGCGGCGGGCGCGGGCGCGGCGGGCCGGCCGGGTGCTGCTGGTCGGGGACGCGGCGGGGTATCTGGACGCGCTGACCGGTGAGGGGGTCGCGCTGGCCGTGGCGACGGCCTCCGCCGCGGTGGAAGCACTCGCCGCCGGCCGGCCGCAGGCCTACCCCGCACGCTGGCAGCGGCTGACCCTGCGCCACCGGTTGCTGACGGCGGGGCTGCTGGCGGCGGCCCGGCGGCCCGCCACGGCCCGGCTGATCGTGCCGGGCGCCCACCTCGCACCGCGCGTTTTCGGTGCGGCGGTACACGCGTTGCAGTAGAAGTAGGAGAGCGCCGGAGCAGTACCGGAGCAGGAAGGAATGGGCCATGTCAGCGGGAGAACCTCGCACCGCGGCGGCGGTGTTCGACGCACTGGGGACCGAATACGAGGAGGCGTTCGCCGGCTCGGCCGCGCACCGCGCCTCGCTGGAGCAGTTGCTGGAGGTCCTGCCTCCGCACAGCCGGGTGCTGGACATCGGCAGCGGCACGGGCCGGCCGACCGCCCAGACGCTCGCCGAGGCCGGCCACACGGTGCTGGGTGTCGACGTGTCGCCGGTCATGGTGGACATCGCGGCCCGGCAGGTGCCGGCCGCCGAGTTCCGCTGCGCCGACGTCCGGGAACTCCCGCTGGAGGAGGGCGGTTTCGACGCGGTGTGCGTGTACTTCGCCCTCTTGCAGATGTCGCGCGAGGAGCAGGCGGAGGTGTTCCGGGTGGCCGGGCGGGTGCTGCGGCCCGGGGGCCATCTGGCCGTGGCGACGGTGCCGCTGGACGTGGAGGGGGTCAGCGGGACGTTCATGGGCCAGCCGGTGGAGGTGACCAGCTTCGGCGAGGACGAGTTCACGACGATGGTGGAGGGGGCCGGCTTCACGGTCCTGTCCCGGGAGAGCAGCATGTTCGTCCCGGCCCTTCCGGCGGCCGTCCCCGAACCCCAGATGTTCCTGCTCGCCCGGCGGCGCTGAGAGGGCGTCGGTCGCCGGGCCCGCCCGGGGGCGGCAGAGGGCGGCAGAGGTGCCGTCGGGCGCCGACCGGCCCACAATGAATTGTCCGACGTGCCGTGGGTACCCGCTCGCGCGAGGCGACCGATGCCCCGCCGCCCGCCCGCGGGGACAAACGACGGAGGATCTTCATGACCGACCGCAGAGCAGAGGGACCCGTCCACTCCGGTGCGTCGCCGAGCCCGCCTCCGGTGCCCGCCGACCTGCCCGACCAGCAGGTCCAGGAGGGCGAGGACCCGATGGACGTGCCGCCGCCGCCCTCCGCGGGCCGCGGCAAGGACGACGCGCACGGGGCGCCCGACCCGGACGAGTCCGGTTCGGGCCGGGGCGCACCGCGCAATGCCGGGGTGCACCCCGAGCACCCGGTGCCGGACGAGTCCCCGGGCTGAGCCGTGTCCGGTGAGCGGCGGGGCGGACGGCGCGCCCTGGTGCGCGGGGCGGCGCCCTGTCTGGCCCTGGCTCTCGCCGTGTCGGCGGTGCCCGCGTACGCGTACACCGGGTCGTCCGGGGCCGTCCGGCGGGCCGCCGCCCCGGACGGCCCGCGGCACCCGGCCGGGGTCTGTGAGCCGGACCGTCGCGCCTGCCCGGACAGAAGCGCGATGCTGTACTGGTACGGCTACTCGCTGGGTCTGCACCCGTTCACCGCCCCGGAGGATGTCCGCAGGCAGCTGACCGAACACTTCCAGCTGTTCCCGGTGAGCGGGGACTGCCCGGACCGTGTCCGTACCGGCGACGCGTGCGA comes from Streptomyces sp. Mut1 and encodes:
- a CDS encoding class I SAM-dependent methyltransferase, which translates into the protein MSAGEPRTAAAVFDALGTEYEEAFAGSAAHRASLEQLLEVLPPHSRVLDIGSGTGRPTAQTLAEAGHTVLGVDVSPVMVDIAARQVPAAEFRCADVRELPLEEGGFDAVCVYFALLQMSREEQAEVFRVAGRVLRPGGHLAVATVPLDVEGVSGTFMGQPVEVTSFGEDEFTTMVEGAGFTVLSRESSMFVPALPAAVPEPQMFLLARRR